One region of Baekduia soli genomic DNA includes:
- a CDS encoding acyl-CoA dehydrogenase family protein encodes MAWDFSTEPHYAEKLDWAREFVREEVWPIETVAHDLSQEALDRIYAPLQAEVRRQGLWAAHLDPELGGQGFGQVKLGLLHEVLGTSPFAPNAFGCQAPDSGNSEILALAGNPEQKERYLEPLLAGDLKSAFSMTEPDTAGSDPTLLRTRATRDGDDYVISGRKWFSSNASIADFLIVMAVTDPEARPHQRASMFVVDVDTPGVQILRDVPTMEHPWESFGKLGGHAEVLYEDVRIPASARLGGEGEGFLIAQQRLYPGRIHHCMRWLGVAQRAFDMLCERATYRVAHGKTLAEHQTVQNWVADSAAQMQAARFMTLHAAWVMDTQGVAAARTPISMIKYAGAEMLHDVIDRALQAHGSLGYSTDLPLEAMYRYARAARIYDGPDEVHRQSVARQVLRGYSAPEGEVPTEHVPTRREDARRKFAAVLDAVTAND; translated from the coding sequence ATGGCCTGGGATTTCAGCACCGAGCCGCACTACGCGGAGAAGCTCGACTGGGCACGCGAGTTCGTGCGCGAGGAGGTGTGGCCGATCGAGACGGTCGCCCACGACCTCTCCCAGGAGGCCCTGGACCGCATCTACGCCCCGCTGCAGGCCGAGGTGCGCCGGCAGGGGCTGTGGGCCGCGCACCTGGACCCCGAGCTCGGCGGGCAGGGCTTCGGCCAGGTCAAGCTCGGCCTGCTGCACGAGGTGCTCGGCACGAGCCCGTTCGCCCCCAACGCGTTCGGCTGCCAGGCGCCGGACTCGGGCAACAGCGAGATCCTGGCGCTCGCCGGCAACCCGGAGCAGAAGGAGCGCTACCTCGAGCCGCTGCTGGCCGGCGACCTGAAGTCGGCGTTCTCGATGACCGAGCCCGACACGGCCGGCAGCGACCCGACGCTGCTGCGCACCCGCGCGACACGCGACGGCGACGACTACGTCATCAGCGGCCGCAAGTGGTTCTCCTCCAACGCGTCCATCGCCGACTTCCTCATCGTCATGGCCGTCACCGACCCCGAGGCGCGCCCGCACCAGCGTGCCTCGATGTTCGTCGTCGACGTCGACACGCCGGGCGTGCAGATCCTGCGCGACGTGCCGACGATGGAGCACCCGTGGGAGTCCTTCGGCAAGCTCGGCGGCCACGCCGAGGTCCTCTACGAGGACGTGCGGATCCCGGCGTCGGCCCGCCTCGGCGGCGAGGGCGAGGGCTTCCTCATCGCCCAGCAGCGGCTGTACCCGGGGCGGATCCACCACTGCATGCGCTGGCTGGGCGTGGCCCAGCGGGCCTTCGACATGCTCTGCGAGCGGGCGACCTACCGCGTCGCGCACGGCAAGACGCTGGCCGAGCACCAGACCGTGCAGAACTGGGTCGCCGACTCGGCGGCGCAGATGCAGGCGGCGCGGTTCATGACGCTGCACGCGGCGTGGGTCATGGACACCCAGGGCGTCGCGGCGGCCCGCACGCCGATCAGCATGATCAAGTACGCGGGCGCCGAGATGCTGCACGACGTCATCGATCGTGCGCTGCAGGCCCACGGCAGCCTGGGCTACTCGACCGACCTGCCGCTGGAGGCGATGTACCGCTACGCGCGGGCTGCGCGGATCTACGACGGGCCCGACGAGGTCCATCGCCAGTCCGTCGCGCGCCAGGTGCTGCGCGGCTACAGCGCGCCCGAGGGCGAGGTCCCCACCGAGCACGTCCCGACGCGCCGCGAGGACGCCCGCCGCAAGTTCGCGGCGGTCCTGGACGCGGTGACGGCCAACGACTGA